A window of Thermosynechococcus sp. NK55a contains these coding sequences:
- a CDS encoding ATP-binding protein, with amino-acid sequence MTFPRVTVSLTLPSDLTQLEALLAWFNQYRPPTLPLEEWLKLELALAEGFTNAVRHAHRDRPPETPIRIDLCIAETHIELRIWDRGDPFDLGAKLQTLPPQISTDAEGGRGLRLLATIMDELAYQAIEEGGNCLILRKTVKPTPQ; translated from the coding sequence ATGACCTTTCCCCGCGTGACTGTTTCCCTGACCTTGCCCAGTGACTTGACCCAGCTGGAGGCACTATTGGCATGGTTTAATCAGTACCGCCCGCCCACGCTGCCCCTTGAGGAGTGGTTGAAATTGGAACTGGCGCTTGCAGAGGGGTTTACCAACGCCGTTCGCCATGCCCATCGCGATCGCCCCCCGGAGACGCCGATTCGCATTGATCTGTGCATCGCCGAGACCCACATTGAATTGCGCATTTGGGATCGGGGTGACCCCTTTGACCTGGGGGCAAAGTTGCAAACGCTGCCGCCGCAAATTTCCACTGATGCCGAAGGAGGACGGGGTCTACGCCTTTTGGCAACGATCATGGATGAATTGGCCTATCAAGCCATAGAGGAGGGTGGCAACTGTTTGATTCTGCGCAAAACCGTGAAGCCGACCCCCCAATAA
- a CDS encoding FAD-binding domain-containing protein, whose amino-acid sequence MTHSAKDLLAAAAVERRLGNRDAYVPYLRQVFADVVGEDDTVSETYGGLGAAQERLAKIQPLRYGKSRNFLTGAVTGLSAYLRHGVISLAAVRDRVRQSVDDPSQAEALLQQLAWRDYWQRLYAHWGDRLWQDIEPYKTGWQATDYQAQLPPALIAAATGLACMDAFSYDLQRTGYLHNHVRLWLAAYVVHWCRVRWQAGAAWFLQHLLDGDPASNNLSWQWVASTFSHKPYFFNRQNLERYSDGKYCRQCPRSDRCPFDATYEELAARLFPHKE is encoded by the coding sequence ATGACTCATTCTGCCAAAGACCTTCTTGCGGCGGCTGCCGTGGAGCGACGGTTGGGAAACCGTGATGCCTATGTGCCTTATCTGCGCCAAGTGTTTGCCGATGTCGTGGGGGAAGATGACACGGTTAGTGAAACCTATGGTGGCTTAGGAGCAGCCCAAGAGCGTTTGGCCAAAATTCAGCCCCTACGCTATGGCAAAAGTCGCAACTTTTTAACGGGGGCAGTGACGGGCCTTTCGGCCTATTTGCGCCATGGGGTAATCAGTTTAGCGGCGGTGCGCGATCGCGTACGGCAATCGGTAGATGACCCCTCTCAAGCGGAGGCGCTATTGCAACAATTGGCGTGGCGAGACTATTGGCAGCGCCTCTATGCCCATTGGGGCGATCGCCTGTGGCAGGACATTGAACCCTACAAGACGGGCTGGCAGGCAACCGACTATCAAGCGCAATTGCCCCCTGCTCTCATCGCTGCGGCAACGGGGCTAGCCTGTATGGATGCCTTTAGTTACGACCTGCAACGAACCGGCTACTTGCACAACCATGTTCGCCTCTGGTTGGCTGCCTATGTGGTGCATTGGTGTCGGGTGCGCTGGCAGGCGGGCGCCGCTTGGTTTCTGCAGCACTTGCTCGATGGCGATCCGGCAAGTAATAACCTCTCATGGCAGTGGGTCGCCAGTACCTTTAGCCACAAGCCCTACTTTTTTAACCGCCAAAACCTGGAACGCTATAGCGATGGCAAATACTGTCGGCAGTGCCCAAGGAGCGATCGCTGTCCCTTTGATGCCACCTACGAGGAATTGGCAGCCCGCCTTTTTCCCCACAAGGAATAG
- a CDS encoding branched-chain amino acid ABC transporter permease, whose product MAGWLGTYDFLLVSMTLGAMLALSLYLPLMSGQLSLASPAFYAIGGYIAALLSTRVFTGLNPYPVPLVLGEMVLAALVCGLVGWGLGVPVLRLRGIYFAIATIAFSEVLRVLALNLEVTGGAVGIFGIPQPFSTPLGYLWLTLPLLIMVAIAIGHLEQTRAGKAMQAIRSDELVAQTLGIDTTHYKVLGFVLGAILAGVAGVLAAHLLNTWNPRQGTFDTGVLALTAVLIGGNRTFVGPIAGGILFTALPELLRSLADQAYLPPPVATFCRDGRLMLYGLLIILGTRFFPRGLCQPLRWRSLWSILLGHQTRKM is encoded by the coding sequence ATGGCGGGCTGGCTGGGCACATACGATTTCTTGCTGGTTTCGATGACCCTGGGGGCGATGCTGGCACTATCGCTCTATTTGCCCTTAATGAGTGGCCAACTCTCCCTTGCCAGTCCAGCTTTTTATGCCATTGGTGGCTATATTGCTGCTTTGCTTTCCACCCGTGTTTTTACAGGACTGAACCCCTATCCGGTGCCCTTGGTGCTGGGGGAAATGGTTTTGGCGGCTCTTGTCTGTGGTCTGGTGGGATGGGGCTTGGGGGTACCAGTACTGCGGTTACGGGGCATTTATTTTGCCATTGCGACAATCGCTTTTTCTGAGGTGCTGCGGGTGTTGGCACTCAATTTGGAGGTTACCGGGGGGGCGGTCGGTATCTTTGGGATTCCCCAACCCTTTAGTACGCCCTTGGGCTATCTGTGGCTGACGCTGCCCTTGCTGATCATGGTGGCGATCGCCATCGGTCATTTGGAACAGACCCGTGCTGGCAAGGCAATGCAGGCCATTCGTAGCGATGAATTGGTGGCACAGACCTTGGGCATTGATACCACTCACTACAAGGTTTTGGGCTTTGTCTTGGGGGCTATTCTGGCGGGGGTGGCTGGGGTTTTGGCTGCTCATCTCTTGAATACTTGGAATCCCCGTCAGGGCACGTTTGATACCGGGGTGCTGGCACTGACGGCAGTGCTGATAGGGGGCAATCGGACATTCGTGGGGCCGATCGCTGGCGGTATACTCTTTACGGCCTTACCAGAACTCCTACGGAGCCTTGCCGATCAAGCCTATTTGCCACCACCAGTGGCCACTTTTTGCCGCGATGGGCGTCTTATGCTCTATGGCTTGCTGATTATCCTTGGCACGCGGTTTTTTCCGAGGGGCTTGTGCCAGCCTCTCCGCTGGCGATCGCTCTGGAGCATCCTATTGGGTCATCAAACACGGAAAATGTAG
- a CDS encoding circadian clock KaiB family protein: MVGLKPILYKGLALFTPGEDVVFCRDPSKQGHWHQSLCQALQQLLDLEEPPLFLSPCYTAAVDYWFDEEQHCLRVAAEVYPLAWPHRPLLNALFAPAHQPTLPWQLIQDPQHPCDAQALEAYRSSFPQLWEHHQLIYDLQEATPPSSFAPRPSQPDRYIFRLYVRGETHAAEVALKNLHDLLSCSLKVPYTLKVVDVTKQPDLAEEDQVQATPTLVRVYPRPVRRLVGRLDNRYRLERLLSP, from the coding sequence TGGTTGGCCTCAAGCCTATCCTATACAAGGGGTTGGCGCTCTTTACGCCGGGGGAGGATGTGGTCTTTTGCCGTGACCCATCAAAGCAGGGACATTGGCATCAGTCACTCTGTCAAGCCCTGCAACAACTCTTGGATTTAGAGGAGCCGCCCCTTTTTCTCTCTCCCTGTTATACGGCGGCCGTCGATTACTGGTTTGATGAAGAACAGCACTGCCTGCGGGTGGCGGCGGAGGTTTATCCTTTGGCATGGCCCCATCGTCCCCTATTGAATGCCCTCTTTGCCCCTGCTCATCAGCCCACGTTGCCGTGGCAGTTGATACAGGATCCGCAGCATCCCTGCGATGCCCAAGCCCTAGAGGCCTACCGCAGCAGCTTTCCGCAACTGTGGGAGCACCACCAACTGATCTATGATTTGCAGGAAGCCACGCCCCCGAGCAGTTTTGCACCGCGTCCTTCGCAACCCGATCGCTATATCTTTCGCCTCTATGTGCGCGGCGAAACCCATGCGGCTGAGGTTGCCCTCAAAAACCTCCATGATTTGCTCAGTTGCTCCCTTAAGGTGCCCTACACGCTCAAAGTGGTGGATGTCACTAAGCAACCAGATCTGGCGGAGGAGGATCAAGTCCAAGCCACGCCAACATTGGTGCGGGTGTATCCCCGACCAGTGCGCCGCCTTGTGGGACGCTTGGATAATCGCTATCGCCTGGAACGTTTGCTCAGCCCTTAG